Proteins from a genomic interval of Spea bombifrons isolate aSpeBom1 chromosome 4, aSpeBom1.2.pri, whole genome shotgun sequence:
- the LOC128491342 gene encoding tyrosine 3-monooxygenase-like gives MKSEVGAPHNAHLAATKQGVAEDERTEKELAGDLQATGSLESFGDPADQEASTLNLIFTMVNPGTSGLSTSLKVIEKFEACIYHIETRPVRWIKHMGDGLECFVKCDIKNSVISSLLASLKRVADDVKIASEERVSSFPRKLQDLDLCHHLIIKFEPNFDQDHPGFVDQEYKKRRAYFAELAFTYKQGDLLPRIDYTAEETATWRKVYRSLINLYPNYACKQYLDSFQQLEKYCGFTEDAIPQLQDVSQFLKERTGFTLRPAAGLLSARDFLACLAFRVFPSTQYIRHHSASMHSPEPDCCHELLGHIPMLADKEFAQFSQDIGLASLGASDKDIDKLATLYWFTVEFGLCKQNGSIKAYGAGLLSSYGELMYAFSNKPVLKPFDPDVTAIQSYQDTSFQPIYFVSENFEDSKVKLRHYAMKMKKPFSLRYDPFTCSIEVLDSLQKVKNMLGQINDNLKSLYFALDKVC, from the exons ATGAAATCTGAAGTAGGTGCTCCTCATAATGCCCACCTTGCTGCCACAAAGCAGGGAGTTGCAGAGGATGAGAGGACAGAGAAAGAGTTAGCAGGGGACCTTCAGGCAACCGGATCCCTGGAGAGCTTTGGAGATCCTGCTGATCAGGAGGCAAGCACTTTGAATCTAATATTCACAATGGTAAATCCTGGAACATCTGGGCTGTCCACAAGCCTCAAAGTCATAGAG AAATTTGAAGCTTGTATCTACCACATTGAAACCAGACCTGTTCGATGGATCAAGCACATGGGGGATGGCCTTGAATGCTTTGTGAAATGTGACATCAAAAACTCTGTAATAAGCTCTCTTTTAGCATCTTTAAAAAGGGTGGCAGATGATGTGAAAATAGCTTCAGAGGAAAGAG TGTCTTCTTTTCCAAGAAAACTGCAAGATTTGGATTTGTGCCATCACCTGATTATTAAATTTGAGCCCAATTTTGATCAGGATCATCCT ggTTTTGTTGACCAAGAATACAAGAAACGCAGAGCATACTTTGCAGAACTCGCGTTCACTTACAAACA AGGAGACCTGTTGCCAAGAATTGACTATACTGCTGAAGAAACTGCCACATG GAGAAAGGTTTACAGATCCCTCATCAATTTGTATCCGAATTATGCATGCAAGCAGTACTTAGATTCCTTCCAACAGCTGGAGAAATACTGTGGCTTTACAGAGGATGCTATACCTCAGCTTCAAGACGTCTCTCAATTTCTAAAAG AAAGAACAGGATTCACATTGAGACCAGCAGCAGGCTTACTCTCTGCACGGGATTTCTTAGCTTGTCTGGCCTTCCGAGTATTTCCGAGTACCCAGTATATAagacatcactctgcctccatgcaTTCTCCTGAACC TGATTGCTGCCATGAATTGCTGGGGCATATTCCCATGCTAGCTGACAAAGAATTTGCTCAGTTCTCACAG GATATTGGCCTGGCTTCACTTGGAGCATCCGATAAAGATATTGACAAACTGGCAACT CTGTACTGGTTCACTGTTGAGTTTGGTCTCTGCAAGCAGAATGGATCTATTAAAGCCTATGGAGCAGGACTTCTATCTTCATATGGAGAACTTATG TATGCATTTTCAAACAAGCCAGTTCTTAAACCTTTTGATCCGGATGTAACAGCCATTCAGTCTTATCAGGACACTTCATTTCAACCAATTTACTTTGTGTCTGAAAACTTTGAGGATTCTAAAGTAAAACTCAG ACACTATGCTATGAAGATGAAGAAACCTTTCTCTCTCCGATATGACCCTTTCACATGCAGCATTGAAGTTCTTGATTCACTTCAAAAAGTCAAGAATATGCTTGGTCAGATAAATGATAATCTGAAGAGCTTATATTTCGCATTGGACAAAGTTTGCTGA